A window of the Polaribacter sp. HaHaR_3_91 genome harbors these coding sequences:
- a CDS encoding aromatic aminobenezylarsenical efflux permease ArsG family transporter: MEFLQSLIENYNIPILSALILGLMTAISPCPLATNITATAFISKNIASKRKVFLSGLLYSLGRSFSYTVIGLILYFGASKFHIARFFNQNGEKYLGPLLIIIGLIMLNIIKLNFLGKSNFQEKLSDKFKDKGLLGSFLIGVVFALAFCPYSGALFFGMLIPMTIASVDGLYLPIIFAFGTGLPVILFTYLLAFTAGKVGLFYNKITKIEKVMRTVAGVVFILTGLYYIAIFIGILK; the protein is encoded by the coding sequence ATGGAGTTTTTACAATCTCTTATAGAGAATTATAACATCCCAATTTTATCTGCTTTAATACTCGGATTAATGACTGCTATTAGTCCGTGTCCTTTGGCTACCAATATTACGGCAACCGCTTTTATTTCTAAAAATATAGCCAGTAAGCGAAAAGTTTTTTTAAGCGGATTATTATATTCCTTAGGACGTAGTTTTAGTTATACTGTTATTGGATTGATTTTATACTTTGGAGCAAGTAAATTCCATATTGCACGTTTTTTTAATCAGAATGGAGAAAAATATTTAGGTCCTTTATTAATCATTATCGGTTTGATTATGCTGAATATTATCAAACTAAATTTTTTAGGAAAATCTAATTTTCAAGAGAAATTATCTGATAAATTTAAAGATAAAGGTCTGTTAGGTTCTTTTTTAATTGGTGTTGTATTTGCATTGGCATTTTGCCCATATAGTGGCGCTTTATTTTTTGGAATGTTAATTCCAATGACAATAGCATCTGTAGATGGATTGTATTTACCCATAATATTTGCATTTGGCACAGGTTTACCTGTTATTCTTTTTACATATTTATTAGCTTTTACAGCAGGTAAAGTTGGTCTGTTTTACAACAAAATCACCAAAATAGAAAAAGTAATGCGTACTGTTGCTGGTGTGGTTTTTATATTGACGGGGCTGTATTATATTGCTATTTTTATAGGAATATTGAAGTAG
- a CDS encoding permease, with the protein MFDWIQNFADWLIYSIFNIGADTHLGTALNFFVYDTIKILILLFFIVFIMGIVNAYFPIERLKEYLHRKKLYGLEYFFASIFGAITPFCSCSSVPLFIGFVQGGIPLGVTFAFLITSPLVNEVAIAMFLGLFGVKATLIYAISGILLGSIGGWLLGKFNLEPLLSDWVKKILDNKINHAKYEEEEKQTFYQRLPEITNAAWDIVKGVLLYIIIGIAIGAAMHGFVPENFFHTYLGGGQWWTIPLAVIVAVPMYANAAGIVPIIQVFVAKGVPLGTAIAFMMATVGLSIPEATMLKKVMSLKLIAIFFGVVTIAIILSGFLFNLIL; encoded by the coding sequence ATGTTTGATTGGATACAAAATTTTGCAGATTGGTTAATTTATTCCATTTTTAATATTGGTGCAGATACGCATTTAGGAACTGCCTTAAATTTCTTTGTGTATGACACCATTAAAATTCTAATTCTTTTATTTTTTATCGTTTTTATAATGGGAATTGTAAATGCATATTTTCCTATTGAACGATTAAAAGAGTATCTACATAGAAAAAAACTTTATGGTTTAGAATACTTTTTTGCATCTATTTTTGGAGCAATAACTCCCTTTTGCTCCTGCTCTTCAGTTCCGCTGTTTATTGGTTTTGTACAAGGTGGAATTCCGTTAGGAGTTACTTTTGCATTTCTAATTACTTCACCTTTGGTAAATGAAGTGGCTATAGCAATGTTTTTAGGATTATTTGGAGTAAAAGCTACCTTAATTTACGCTATTTCAGGTATTTTATTAGGGAGTATTGGTGGCTGGTTATTAGGTAAATTTAACCTAGAACCGTTGCTTTCTGATTGGGTAAAAAAGATTCTTGACAATAAAATAAATCATGCTAAATATGAAGAAGAAGAAAAACAAACTTTCTACCAACGATTACCAGAAATAACAAATGCCGCTTGGGATATTGTAAAAGGTGTTCTACTTTATATAATTATAGGAATTGCTATTGGTGCAGCAATGCATGGTTTTGTACCGGAAAACTTTTTTCATACTTATTTAGGTGGTGGGCAATGGTGGACAATTCCTCTTGCAGTTATCGTTGCAGTACCTATGTATGCAAATGCTGCTGGTATTGTACCAATAATTCAAGTTTTTGTTGCTAAAGGTGTTCCATTAGGTACAGCAATTGCTTTTATGATGGCAACTGTAGGCTTGTCTATTCCTGAAGCTACAATGCTTAAAAAAGTAATGTCATTAAAATTAATTGCTATCTTTTTTGGTGTAGTTACTATTGCAATCATTTTGTCAGGATTTCTATTCAATTTAATACTATAA
- a CDS encoding nitrophenyl compound nitroreductase subunit ArsF family protein: MKIIKILSVLTFVLILSACSVEKKNKEQSLDQSTSKIEVIDFHSTHRCMTCNAIEKNTKYTLNTYFSKELKENKITFQVINVDEKENEKVAEKFEAAGTALIINVIKNGKETQINLTDFAFMNGNDQDAFSKELKSKLDKQLKML; the protein is encoded by the coding sequence ATGAAAATAATTAAAATTTTATCAGTACTAACATTCGTCTTAATATTAAGCGCTTGCAGCGTAGAAAAGAAAAATAAAGAGCAATCTTTAGATCAATCAACTTCTAAAATAGAGGTTATAGATTTCCACTCTACTCACCGTTGTATGACTTGTAATGCCATTGAAAAAAATACTAAATATACTTTAAACACGTATTTTTCGAAAGAATTAAAAGAAAATAAAATTACCTTTCAAGTGATTAATGTTGATGAAAAAGAAAATGAAAAAGTAGCCGAAAAATTTGAAGCTGCCGGAACTGCATTAATTATAAATGTGATAAAAAACGGAAAAGAAACACAAATAAACTTAACTGATTTTGCTTTTATGAACGGAAATGACCAAGATGCTTTTTCTAAAGAACTAAAATCAAAATTAGACAAGCAACTAAAAATGTTATAA
- a CDS encoding OsmC family protein, giving the protein MNYQIKASSLSKEDAVIHIKKSNINFGTTLKNADTLPNPAELFLGSFAACMLKNVERFSSMMNFTYLKATLEVKATRLESPPRMDNIIYNLNIYSNDKKLNVDLLKKNIEKFGTIYNTIKLSCAISGTIKTLENV; this is encoded by the coding sequence ATGAATTATCAAATAAAAGCCTCTTCCCTATCAAAGGAAGATGCCGTTATTCATATAAAAAAATCGAATATTAATTTTGGTACAACTTTAAAAAATGCTGATACTTTACCGAATCCGGCTGAATTATTTTTAGGCTCGTTTGCTGCATGCATGCTAAAAAATGTAGAACGTTTTTCTAGTATGATGAATTTTACCTATTTAAAAGCTACCCTTGAAGTAAAAGCAACACGTTTAGAAAGTCCGCCAAGGATGGATAATATCATCTACAATTTAAACATTTACAGTAACGATAAAAAACTAAATGTAGATTTACTAAAAAAGAACATCGAAAAATTTGGTACTATTTACAATACCATAAAATTATCTTGTGCTATTTCTGGAACCATTAAAACTTTAGAAAATGTTTGA
- a CDS encoding thioredoxin family protein: protein MSKVIKILGTGCPKCKSMTAVVSDVIAENNINATVEKVEDIMEIMKYNVMTTPALVIDDVITIKGRVPSKDEVLALFK, encoded by the coding sequence ATGAGTAAAGTAATTAAAATTTTAGGAACTGGTTGTCCAAAATGTAAATCTATGACAGCCGTTGTTAGTGATGTAATTGCAGAAAACAACATTAATGCCACTGTAGAAAAAGTAGAAGATATTATGGAAATCATGAAATATAATGTAATGACGACTCCTGCATTAGTTATTGATGATGTCATTACCATTAAAGGAAGAGTTCCTTCTAAAGATGAAGTATTGGCACTTTTTAAATAA
- a CDS encoding helix-turn-helix transcriptional regulator — protein sequence MKRNLDPIEYKENTEALARFAKALAHPTRIAILKHLENQSCCFTGDLVEVFPLAQSTISQHLKELKNAGLIQGELKPPKIKYCINQENWTVAKSLFQQFFE from the coding sequence ATGAAAAGAAATTTAGACCCCATAGAATACAAAGAAAATACGGAAGCCTTAGCAAGATTTGCAAAAGCTTTGGCACATCCAACTCGTATTGCTATTTTAAAACATTTAGAAAATCAATCCTGTTGTTTTACAGGCGATTTAGTAGAAGTTTTTCCTTTGGCACAATCAACAATTTCTCAACATTTAAAAGAGTTAAAAAATGCAGGTTTAATTCAGGGAGAATTAAAACCACCCAAAATAAAGTATTGTATCAATCAAGAAAATTGGACTGTTGCTAAATCGTTATTTCAACAATTTTTTGAGTGA